The Mycobacterium paragordonae genome includes a region encoding these proteins:
- a CDS encoding phosphotransferase family protein, which translates to MTSVDRLDGLELAALDGYLRSLDIPRTGELRGEFISGGRSNLTFRVYDEATSWLVRRPPLHGLTPSAHDMAREFKVVAALRDTAVPVARAIALCEDDTVLGAPFQIVEYVEGQVVRRRSQLEALGRRAIDGCVDALIRVLVDLHSIDPASVGLADFGKPDGYLERQVRRWGSQWDLVRLPEDRRDDDVARLHSALQQAIPQQSRTSIVHGDYRIDNTILDNDDPTIVRAVVDWELSTLGDPISDAALMCVYRDPALDLIIDTQAAWTSPLLPSADELADRYSLVSGQPLGQWEFYMALAYFKLAIIAAGIDFRRRMSEQAEGQASDDAPEVVAPLISRGLAEIAKLS; encoded by the coding sequence GTGACTTCGGTGGACCGACTTGACGGCCTCGAGCTGGCTGCGCTGGACGGGTATCTGCGTTCACTCGACATCCCGCGCACCGGCGAGTTGCGCGGCGAGTTCATCTCCGGCGGCCGCTCCAACCTGACCTTCCGCGTCTACGACGAGGCGACGAGCTGGCTGGTCCGGCGTCCGCCGCTGCACGGCCTGACGCCCTCGGCGCACGACATGGCGCGTGAGTTCAAGGTGGTGGCCGCCCTGCGGGACACCGCGGTGCCGGTGGCGCGCGCGATCGCCCTATGCGAGGACGACACCGTGCTGGGTGCGCCGTTCCAGATCGTCGAGTACGTCGAGGGTCAGGTGGTGCGCCGCCGCTCGCAGCTCGAAGCACTGGGCCGCCGCGCCATCGACGGCTGCGTCGATGCGCTGATCCGGGTTCTCGTCGACCTGCACAGCATCGACCCCGCCTCGGTCGGCCTGGCCGATTTCGGCAAACCCGACGGATACCTTGAGCGCCAGGTGCGCCGGTGGGGCTCGCAGTGGGACCTGGTGCGGTTACCCGAGGACCGCCGCGACGACGACGTCGCGCGTCTGCATTCGGCGCTGCAGCAAGCGATTCCGCAACAGAGCCGGACGTCGATCGTGCACGGCGACTACCGGATCGACAACACCATCCTGGACAACGACGACCCGACGATCGTGCGCGCGGTCGTGGACTGGGAGCTTTCGACTCTGGGCGATCCGATCAGCGACGCGGCCCTGATGTGCGTCTACCGCGACCCGGCGCTGGATCTGATCATCGACACCCAGGCCGCGTGGACGTCGCCGCTGCTGCCTTCGGCCGACGAACTGGCCGACCGGTACTCGCTGGTGTCCGGACAGCCGCTGGGGCAGTGGGAGTTCTACATGGCCCTGGCGTACTTCAAGCTCGCCATCATCGCCGCGGGCATCGACTTCCGTCGGCGCATGTCCGAGCAGGCCGAGGGTCAGGCTTCTGACGACGCCCCCGAGGTGGTCGCGCCGCTGATTTCGCGCGGACTCGCCGAGATCGCCAAGCTGTCCTAG
- a CDS encoding histidine phosphatase family protein, with the protein MQLLLVRHALPLRSEHGEGADPDLSETGFQQVARLPEALARFPISRVVSSPQRRAIQTAEPLAQARALTIDIEDRLAEYDRDLSSYIPIEQIRTEFPEEWARMAQGHLPSAVDEDAFRARVRGAIDDLVAAADPDETVAAFSHGGVINVVLHEILGTARLLSFPIDYASVTRLLFSRTGQATVATVNATEHVWDLLPRNVRG; encoded by the coding sequence ATGCAACTGCTTCTGGTCCGCCATGCGCTTCCGTTGCGCAGCGAACACGGCGAGGGTGCCGATCCCGACCTGTCCGAGACGGGATTTCAGCAGGTGGCGCGGTTACCGGAAGCGCTTGCGCGGTTTCCCATTTCCAGGGTGGTGAGCAGCCCGCAGCGGCGCGCGATCCAGACGGCCGAGCCATTGGCGCAGGCCCGCGCGCTGACCATCGACATCGAGGACCGGCTGGCCGAATACGACCGTGACCTGTCGTCCTACATCCCGATCGAGCAGATCCGTACCGAGTTCCCGGAGGAATGGGCGCGGATGGCGCAGGGGCACCTGCCCAGTGCCGTCGACGAGGACGCCTTCCGTGCCCGGGTGCGTGGCGCGATCGACGACCTGGTGGCCGCCGCGGATCCCGACGAGACCGTCGCCGCGTTCAGCCACGGCGGCGTGATCAACGTGGTGCTGCACGAGATTCTCGGCACTGCGCGGCTGCTGTCGTTTCCCATCGACTACGCCTCGGTGACCCGGCTGCTGTTCTCCCGGACCGGGCAGGCGACGGTGGCCACCGTGAACGCGACGGAGCACGTGTGGGATCTGCTGCCCCGAAATGTGCGCGGGTGA
- a CDS encoding phosphotransferase family protein translates to MTTASGTELDAGVLGHWLDSKEAPGHGERLVLEQLSGGSQNTLYLVRRGPERMVLRMPGPRADAARIDGLLREIRLVRALSGTDVPHAELIAADETGSVLGMPFYVMKAIDGWSPMDGGWRAPFDTDLDARRELAFQLVEGAAKLGRVDWRAQGLEGFGRPDGFHERQVDRWLAFLDAYKVRELPGLEEAADWLRRNRPAQYQPGIMHGDYQFANVMFAHGAPARLAAIVDWEMTTVGDPLLDLAWALLGYDGEEPRAGGFYLDMAGMPRRSELLNHYESISGLSTENIDYYLVLANWKLGIVLEKTYAAGVRTGKVDPKIKDAFGAMIPQLIATAAELTRS, encoded by the coding sequence ATGACGACTGCAAGCGGAACCGAACTGGATGCCGGCGTCCTGGGCCACTGGCTCGACTCGAAGGAAGCGCCGGGACACGGCGAGCGGCTCGTCCTGGAACAGCTCAGCGGCGGTTCGCAGAACACCCTGTACCTGGTGCGGCGCGGGCCCGAGCGGATGGTGCTGCGGATGCCCGGCCCCCGCGCCGACGCCGCGCGTATCGACGGCCTGCTACGCGAAATCCGATTGGTGCGGGCGCTGTCGGGCACGGATGTGCCGCATGCGGAGTTGATCGCCGCCGACGAGACCGGCTCGGTGCTGGGTATGCCGTTCTACGTGATGAAGGCCATCGACGGCTGGAGCCCGATGGACGGCGGCTGGCGCGCGCCCTTCGACACCGACCTGGATGCCCGCCGGGAGCTGGCTTTCCAGCTCGTCGAAGGCGCCGCCAAGCTGGGCCGAGTGGACTGGCGCGCCCAGGGTCTGGAAGGGTTCGGCCGCCCGGACGGGTTCCACGAGCGGCAGGTCGACCGCTGGCTGGCCTTCCTCGACGCCTACAAGGTGCGCGAATTGCCCGGTCTGGAAGAGGCCGCGGATTGGCTGCGCCGCAACCGCCCCGCGCAGTACCAGCCCGGAATCATGCACGGCGACTACCAGTTCGCGAACGTCATGTTCGCGCACGGGGCGCCGGCCAGGTTGGCGGCGATCGTCGACTGGGAGATGACCACGGTCGGCGACCCGCTGCTGGACCTGGCGTGGGCCCTGCTGGGCTATGACGGTGAGGAACCGCGCGCCGGTGGGTTCTACCTCGACATGGCCGGCATGCCACGGCGCAGCGAATTGCTTAACCACTACGAGTCGATCAGCGGGCTGTCCACCGAGAACATCGACTATTACCTGGTGCTGGCGAACTGGAAGCTGGGCATCGTGCTGGAGAAGACCTACGCTGCCGGGGTGCGCACCGGCAAAGTCGACCCGAAGATCAAGGACGCGTTCGGGGCGATGATCCCGCAGCTGATCGCCACCGCCGCAGAGTTGACGAGGTCCTGA
- a CDS encoding SDR family NAD(P)-dependent oxidoreductase gives MGYADDLFDLTDQVVLITGGSRGLGREMAFGLARCGADVVIASRNMDNCVAVAKEIEAETGRTALPYQVHVGRWDQLDGLVEATYDAFGKVDTLINNAGMSPLYGKLSEVSEKLYDSVFNLNLKGPFRLSALVGERMVAAGRGSIINVSSAGSLRPSPDIIPYASAKAGLNAMTEGFARAFGPTVRVNTLMAGPFLTDVSKAWNLEERDTDMFGHLSLRRAGNPAEIVGAALFLASDASSFTTGSIVRADGGIP, from the coding sequence ATGGGTTATGCCGACGACCTTTTCGACCTCACCGACCAGGTGGTGCTGATCACCGGTGGCAGCCGGGGCCTGGGCCGGGAGATGGCTTTCGGCCTGGCACGCTGCGGCGCCGACGTGGTGATCGCCAGCCGCAACATGGACAACTGCGTGGCCGTCGCCAAGGAGATCGAGGCCGAGACCGGCCGCACCGCCCTGCCCTATCAGGTGCACGTCGGCCGTTGGGACCAACTCGACGGACTGGTGGAAGCAACCTACGACGCCTTCGGCAAGGTCGACACCCTGATCAACAACGCGGGCATGTCGCCGTTGTACGGCAAGCTGTCCGAGGTCAGCGAGAAGCTCTACGATTCGGTGTTCAACCTCAATCTCAAAGGGCCGTTCCGCCTTTCGGCGTTGGTGGGTGAGCGGATGGTCGCCGCGGGCCGTGGCTCGATCATCAACGTGAGTTCGGCGGGCTCGTTGCGTCCGAGTCCGGACATCATTCCGTACGCCTCGGCCAAGGCCGGACTCAACGCCATGACGGAGGGCTTTGCACGCGCATTCGGCCCCACGGTGCGGGTCAACACACTCATGGCCGGGCCGTTCCTGACCGACGTCAGCAAGGCCTGGAACCTCGAGGAGCGCGATACCGACATGTTCGGGCACCTGTCGCTGCGACGTGCCGGAAACCCCGCCGAAATCGTCGGTGCCGCACTGTTTCTGGCGTCCGATGCGTCCAGTTTCACCACCGGGTCCATCGTGCGGGCCGACGGCGGCATTCCCTAG
- a CDS encoding acyl-CoA dehydrogenase family protein translates to MAWDFSTEPEFEEKLEWVRNFVREEVEPLEVLFPGCEFLPLNEERRRIVDPLKQQVRDQGLWAPHLGPELGGQGFGAVKLTLINEILGRSPWAPIIFGTQAPDTGNAEILARFGTQEQKDRYLAGLLSGEIFSCFSMTEPQGGADPRVFTTRAVRDGDDWVITGQKFFSSNAAVASFFIVVAISDPDVPVHQGASTFLIPAGTPGLTIEANHHLVGADPHEPGHSLVRYNDVRVGSDALLGEPGQGFLILQTRLAGGRLHHAMRSIGMAQRAIEMMSRRAKSRFTQGSSLADKQLVQEFIADSHTELVPFRLTVLHAAWLIDSGDERAARAEIGVCKILASQVLKSIALRAIQVHGALGLSDQLPLVNVLLGGIALGLADGPTEAHKVNLARMLLKSYQPEEGEWPSEMLDIRREAARKKYAGLIDRVPALPD, encoded by the coding sequence ATGGCATGGGACTTCTCCACCGAGCCCGAATTCGAGGAAAAACTCGAATGGGTACGGAATTTCGTTCGCGAGGAAGTGGAACCGCTCGAGGTGCTGTTTCCCGGCTGCGAGTTCCTGCCGCTGAACGAGGAACGCCGGCGCATCGTCGATCCACTCAAGCAACAGGTGCGCGACCAAGGTTTGTGGGCACCACATTTGGGGCCCGAATTGGGCGGCCAGGGATTCGGCGCGGTCAAGCTGACGCTGATCAACGAAATCCTGGGCCGTAGCCCGTGGGCTCCGATCATCTTCGGAACCCAGGCACCCGACACCGGGAACGCGGAAATCCTCGCCCGATTCGGCACCCAGGAGCAGAAGGACCGGTATCTGGCCGGCCTGTTGTCCGGGGAGATCTTCTCCTGCTTCTCGATGACCGAACCCCAGGGCGGCGCCGATCCGCGGGTCTTCACCACCCGCGCCGTGCGCGACGGAGACGACTGGGTGATCACCGGACAGAAGTTCTTCTCTTCCAACGCCGCCGTCGCCTCGTTCTTCATCGTGGTCGCCATCTCCGACCCGGACGTGCCCGTGCACCAGGGCGCGTCGACCTTCCTGATCCCGGCCGGGACGCCCGGTCTGACCATCGAAGCCAACCACCATCTGGTCGGCGCGGACCCACACGAACCGGGCCATTCGCTGGTCCGCTACAACGACGTCCGGGTCGGTTCCGACGCACTGCTCGGCGAACCCGGCCAGGGCTTCCTGATCTTGCAGACGCGACTTGCGGGCGGGCGTCTGCACCATGCCATGCGTTCCATCGGCATGGCGCAGCGGGCCATCGAGATGATGTCGCGCCGCGCCAAAAGCCGCTTCACACAAGGCAGCTCGCTGGCCGACAAGCAACTGGTGCAGGAATTCATCGCCGACTCGCACACCGAGCTGGTCCCCTTCCGGCTCACCGTGCTGCACGCCGCCTGGTTGATCGACAGCGGCGACGAACGCGCGGCCCGCGCCGAGATCGGCGTCTGCAAGATACTTGCCTCCCAGGTGTTGAAATCGATTGCGCTGCGCGCCATTCAGGTGCACGGCGCGCTCGGGCTCAGCGATCAACTGCCACTGGTCAACGTGTTGCTCGGCGGCATCGCGCTCGGATTGGCCGACGGGCCGACGGAGGCGCACAAGGTCAACCTGGCCCGGATGCTGCTGAAGAGCTACCAGCCCGAAGAGGGTGAATGGCCCAGCGAGATGCTCGACATCCGGCGTGAGGCGGCCCGCAAGAAATACGCGGGGCTGATCGATCGCGTTCCGGCGCTTCCTGATTAG
- a CDS encoding TetR/AcrR family transcriptional regulator: MSDRASAAVERALDDRQRAAAEEVERILAAAVRVMERVAPEPPRVSDIVAEAGSSNKAFYRYFAGKDELILAVMERGIAIVVSYLQHQMAKENRPEDRVARWIEGTLAQVADPHLISMSRAVAAQLSNWLAADREMMRPLRDLLTAPVTALGSTDIERDVEAVYGGTVAMMRRYVGSADRPGPEDIEHLVKFCLLGLGVR, translated from the coding sequence GTGAGTGACCGGGCGAGCGCGGCCGTCGAACGCGCTCTCGACGACCGGCAGCGTGCGGCTGCCGAGGAAGTGGAACGCATCCTGGCCGCCGCGGTGCGGGTGATGGAGCGGGTGGCTCCCGAACCGCCTCGCGTCAGCGACATCGTGGCCGAGGCGGGTTCGTCGAACAAGGCGTTCTACCGGTATTTCGCGGGTAAAGACGAACTCATCCTGGCGGTGATGGAACGCGGCATCGCGATCGTGGTGTCTTACCTGCAGCACCAGATGGCCAAGGAGAACAGGCCCGAAGACAGGGTGGCCCGCTGGATCGAGGGAACGCTGGCGCAGGTGGCCGACCCGCACCTGATCAGCATGAGCCGTGCGGTGGCGGCGCAGCTGTCGAATTGGCTGGCCGCAGACCGGGAAATGATGCGCCCGCTGCGCGATCTGCTCACCGCACCGGTAACCGCACTCGGCAGCACCGACATCGAGCGCGACGTGGAGGCCGTCTACGGTGGCACGGTCGCCATGATGCGGCGGTATGTGGGTTCCGCCGACCGGCCGGGCCCGGAAGACATCGAGCACCTGGTGAAGTTCTGCCTGCTCGGGCTGGGAGTCCGTTGA